In Fusarium falciforme chromosome 10, complete sequence, a single genomic region encodes these proteins:
- a CDS encoding 3-phytase, translated as MVHLGRRAGDEDDAPPIADHRDDDDDMSDSDPERGRLLHHDDDDGVDTESRSDAERLESWHEEHRRRETRQWSYLVMVISTIALITVLSFWVRDGTRPVGCEYDGSCNDISRLWGQYSAFFPIPSELDASTPGECDVTFALVLSRHGARYPTASKSAAYNATIARIQKSATMYGKNYKWLKEYTYTLGAEDLTEFGQQQMVDSGRAFYERYMGLAEKTEPFVRASGSDRVIMSSYNFTQGFYVSRGESGDEYTRDVLIIPEEPGINNTMSHGSCASFESDKVPKDADEKAEVAWGARFLPEIRNRLNHHLPGVNLTLEETIYMMDMCPFHAANTPDGAGHSRFCDLFTKADWRSYDYYMTLSKFYKFGNGNALGPTQGVGYVNELVSRLTGQPVDDHTTTNSTLDSSPKTFPLDRALYADFSHDNSMVSIFSALGLYNSTALLPKDHIVPAIKAHGYSSTWVVPFGARMYVEKLECGAIRNDKRDEYVRVLVNDRVMSLETCGGDEYGLCRLEDFVESLSFAAAGGHWDRCGG; from the exons ATGGTGCATCTTGGGCGGCGCGCCggagacgaggacgacgcGCCTCCCATCGCGGATCAccgggacgacgacgacgacatgtcTGATTCTGACCCCGAGAGGGGACGCCTGCTTCatcatgacgacgatgatggtgttgatacAGAGAGCCGCTCGGACGCTGAGCGGCTTGAGAGCTGGCATGAGGAGCACCGCCGTCGTGAGACGAGACAATGGAGCTACCTCGTCATGGTCATCAGCACCATCGCATTAATTACAGTTCTCAGCTTCTGGGTCCGCGATGG AACTCGACCGGTTGGGTGTGAGTATGATGGGAGCTGCAATGACATCTCTCGGCTCTGGGGGCAGTACTCTGCATTCTTCCCAATCCCATCTGAGCTTGATGCTTCAACCCCAGGCGAGTGTGATGTGACGTTTGCACTCGTCTTGTCCCGTCATGGGGCCAGATACCCAACCGCCAGCAAGTCTGCAGCATACAACGCTACCATTGCCCGCATCCAAAAGTCTGCCACTATGTATGGCAAGAACTACAAGTGGCTCAAGGAATATACCTACACCCTGGGTGCTGAAGACCTGACTGAGTTTGGCCAGCAGCAGATGGTCGACTCTGGCAGGGCCTTTTATGAACGGTACATGGGACTCGCCGAGAAGACGGAGCCGTTTGTTCGGGCATCGGGCTCGGATCGGGTCATCATGTCGTCTTACAACTTTACACAGGGCTTTTATGTATCGCGAGGAGAGTCCGGAGACGAGTATACTCGGGATGTCCTCATCATCCCTGAAGAACCtggcatcaacaacaccatgtCGCATGGATCGTGCGCCTCATTTGAAAGCGATAAAGTTCCCAAAGACGCAGACGAAAAGGCCGAAGTTGCGTGGGGAGCGAGATTCCTCCCCGAGATTCGAAATAGGTTGAATCACCACCTACCAGGAGTCAACCTGACGCTGGAGGAAACCATCTACATGATGGACATGTGTCCGTTCCACGCGGCCAACACTCCCGACGGCGCTGGTCACTCGAGGTTCTGCGACCTCTTCACTAAGGCAGACTGGCGAAGTTACGACTACTACATGACCCTAAGCAAGTTCTACAAGTTTGGCAACGGCAACGCCTTGGGGCCGACACAAGGTGTTGGATATGTCAACGAGCTCGTCTCACGCTTGACAGGGCAGCCTGTTGACGACCACACCACGACCAACAGCACATTGGACTCATCACCAAAGACGTTCCCTCTTGACCGGGCCCTTTACGCAGACTTTAGCCACGACAACAGCAtggtctccatcttctcggcACTGGGCTTGTACAACTCAACCGCCCTGCTGCCAAAGGACCACATCGTGCCCGCCATCAAGGCACACGGCTACTCATCAACATGGGTAGTTCCTTTTGGAGCACGAATGTAcgtcgagaagctcgagtgCGGCGCCATCAGGAATGACAAGAGGGACGAGTACGTGCGAGTCCTGGTCAACGACCGTGTGATGTCGCTAGAGACCTGCGGAGGCGACGAGTACGGTCTCTGCAGACTAGAAGACTTTGTGGAGAGCCTGTCGTTTGCCGCCGCGGGAGGTCACTGGGATCGATGCGGTGGATAA
- a CDS encoding Inositol-1-monophosphatase encodes MADLDLKAVHDEMVSVAYQAGAMILAANPAELDTDTKLNSVDIVTEADKGVEKMVSARLSSAFPSISFMGEETYKPGMRLGPEPTFVVDPIDGTTNFVHSFPSACISLGLAVDRQPAVGVIYNPWQDTLYTAIKGQGAFLTRGRSSEPQRLPLARSPRPIEGLGSSLVGVEWGSTRDGPNFDLKVETFRRLAGSKETGGAMVHSLRSLGSAALNLAAVAAGQLDLYWEGGCWAWDVCAGWCLLNEAGGRMVHGNPGEWDVELESRVYLAVRGAPSGQKELIEEFWGVLNGGKLDYSV; translated from the exons ATGGCGGACCTCGATCTCAAAGCTGTTCATGATGAGATGGTCTCGGTCGCTTACCAGGCCGGCGCCATGATCTTGGCTGCCAACCCTGCCGAGCTCGACACCGACACTAAGCTCAACT CCGTCGACATCGTTACCGAAGCCGATAAAGGCGTTGAAAAGATGGTTTCGGCCCGCCTCTCCTCCGCGTTCCcttccatctccttcatggGCGAAGAGACATACAAGCCCGGCATGAGACTTGGCCCCGAACCGACTTTTGTTGTCGATCCGATCGATGGAACCACAAACTTTGTCCATTCATTCCCCTCGGCCTGCATCTCCCTCGGCCTCGCCGTCGACCGTCAACCCGCCGTCGGAGTCATCTACAACCCCTGGCAGGACACCCTCTACACGGCCATCAAGGGCCAAGGCGCCTTCCTCACACGAGGTCGTTCTTCAGAGCCTCAGCGTCTCCCTCTCGCGCGATCCCCGAGACCAATTGAGGGTCTGGGAAGTTCGCTCGTCGGTGTTGAATGGGGTTCTACCCGCGACGGCCCCAACTTTGATCTCAAGGTCGAGACCTTCCGACGACTGGCCGGCAGCAAGGAGACGGGCGGAGCGATGGTGCACTCTCTGCGATCGCTGGGCTCTGCGGCGCTCAACCTGGCCGCCGTGGCAGCGGGACAGCTGGACCTTTACTGGGAAGGTGGATGCTGGGCGTGGGATGTGTGCGCCGGATGGTGTCTGCTGAACGAGGCCGGCGGTCGCATGGTGCACGGAAACCCGGGTGAGTGGGACGTAGAGCTCGAGTCGCGCGTGTACCTCGCTGTGAGAGGGGCGCCGAGTGGTCAGAAGGAGCTCATTGAGGAATTTTGGGGAGTTCTCAACGGTGGCAAGCTCGATTACTCCGTGTGA